The following are encoded in a window of Methanosphaera sp. genomic DNA:
- a CDS encoding type I restriction-modification system subunit M N-terminal domain-containing protein: protein MSDIQQITSTLWEMANDLRGSMDASEYKNYILAFMFYRYLSEHQENYLLNEDILDI, encoded by the coding sequence ATGAGTGATATTCAACAAATTACATCAACACTATGGGAGATGGCTAATGATCTTCGTGGATCTATGGATGCATCAGAATATAAAAACTATATTTTAGCTTTCATGTTTTATCGTTATCTTTCAGAACATCAGGAAAATTATCTTCTAAATGAGGATATTTTGGATATTGA